In a genomic window of Paramicrobacterium chengjingii:
- a CDS encoding spermidine/putrescine ABC transporter substrate-binding protein, translating to MERTLEAKVGSAVDTWIAWLPRWKPATHRVRTRLCRRCLGSPFLKAIGLDADVPHGVQHGLTTRMKSLIDDVVDEYTEKNLPLLSRELRAAERRKARDYRPDVGLDPEFDGLQLDPDPVPGEPFLFTLGELAEGGDVPESVRPVELSDEEKQALRTEIQLADECADHAGRLICQFLQPHRVRAREAVAAIVEPQVNALLDALSESLDAPPTRW from the coding sequence ATGGAGCGGACCCTCGAGGCCAAGGTCGGCAGCGCCGTCGACACGTGGATCGCCTGGCTCCCTCGATGGAAGCCGGCGACCCATCGTGTGCGCACGCGCCTGTGCAGGCGGTGCCTCGGCTCGCCTTTTCTCAAGGCGATCGGGCTTGACGCCGATGTGCCGCACGGCGTTCAGCACGGACTCACCACGCGCATGAAGTCGCTCATTGACGACGTTGTCGACGAGTACACCGAAAAGAATCTGCCGCTTCTGTCGCGCGAACTCCGCGCGGCAGAGCGCCGCAAAGCCCGAGATTACCGCCCTGACGTCGGCCTCGATCCAGAGTTCGACGGTCTGCAGCTCGACCCGGATCCTGTGCCAGGAGAGCCGTTTCTCTTCACGCTCGGCGAACTGGCTGAGGGCGGGGACGTTCCGGAATCTGTGCGTCCCGTCGAGCTGAGCGATGAAGAGAAACAGGCGCTGCGCACGGAGATCCAGTTGGCGGATGAATGCGCCGATCACGCCGGACGCCTCATCTGCCAGTTTCTTCAGCCGCATCGTGTGCGGGCACGAGAAGCTGTCGCGGCGATCGTCGAACCGCAGGTGAATGCGCTGCTCGACGCGCTGTCAGAGAGTCTCGACGCACCTCCGACGCGTTGGTGA
- the rpsL gene encoding 30S ribosomal protein S12, protein MPTIQQLVRKGRKSKSVKTKAPALKANPQQRGVCTRVYTTTPKKPNSAMRKVARVKLSNGTEVTAYIPGEGHNLQEHSMVLVRGGRVKDLPGVRYRIVRGALDTQAVKNRKQGRSHYGAKMEKK, encoded by the coding sequence GTGCCAACTATTCAGCAGTTGGTCCGCAAGGGACGCAAGTCGAAGTCTGTCAAGACCAAGGCTCCTGCCCTGAAGGCCAACCCCCAGCAGCGAGGCGTGTGCACACGCGTCTACACGACTACCCCGAAGAAGCCGAACTCGGCGATGCGCAAGGTAGCACGTGTGAAGCTTTCGAACGGTACAGAGGTCACCGCGTACATTCCGGGTGAAGGTCACAACCTTCAGGAGCACTCGATGGTGCTTGTCCGTGGAGGACGTGTCAAGGACCTTCCTGGTGTTCGCTACCGCATCGTCCGCGGTGCGCTCGACACCCAGGCCGTGAAGAACCGCAAGCAGGGTCGCAGCCACTACGGCGCGAAGATGGAGAAGAAGTAA
- the rpsG gene encoding 30S ribosomal protein S7, whose translation MPRKGPAPKRPVVADPVYGAPIVSQLVNKILVDGKKALAERIVYDALEGVVAKNSQDAVVTLKKALDNVRPSIEVKSRRVGGSTYQVPVEVKPHRANTLALRWLVSYAKGRREKTMTERLTNEILDASNGLGAAVKRREDTHKMAESNRAFAHYRW comes from the coding sequence ATGCCACGTAAGGGACCCGCACCCAAGCGCCCGGTCGTTGCTGACCCCGTCTACGGCGCACCGATTGTCAGCCAGCTCGTCAACAAGATTCTCGTTGACGGCAAGAAGGCTCTTGCCGAGCGCATCGTCTACGACGCGCTCGAGGGAGTCGTTGCAAAGAACAGCCAGGATGCTGTCGTCACCCTCAAGAAGGCGCTCGACAACGTTCGTCCGTCCATCGAGGTCAAGAGTCGCCGTGTCGGCGGTTCGACGTACCAGGTTCCGGTCGAGGTCAAGCCTCACCGTGCCAATACCCTTGCACTGCGTTGGCTCGTGAGCTACGCCAAGGGTCGTCGCGAGAAGACGATGACGGAGCGCCTCACCAACGAGATCCTCGACGCATCTAACGGCCTCGGTGCCGCTGTGAAGCGTCGTGAAGACACTCACAAGATGGCGGAATCCAACCGCGCATTCGCCCACTACCGCTGGTAG